From a region of the Tenggerimyces flavus genome:
- a CDS encoding alpha-D-ribose 1-methylphosphonate 5-triphosphate diphosphatase, producing MTTIFAHGQAVLPDRVLDDAVLVVEDGLIVSVSAALPGAVPRGAIDLRGAFLLPGLVDSHSDGLEKELRPRPNVELGLDFAVTSFEGRARAAGVTTCYHGIGYEVSVRKERTIERALQIVHSLQDRASSGCALVDHRLLHRLDARDPNALAALQRALDGPVSDDLVPLVSFEDHTPGQGQYRDPSYYRKWLEGSEGLDEQEAQRRVDDLINERASRAWHRDVALRWLSDAAAAGRARLLAHDPVTEEEIAVAAKHGVAVAEFPTTLEAARAARAHGMDIVAGAPNVLRGGSHSGNVSAAELVAEGVADSLSSDYLPSALLAAVFRLASSPVLPLPAAVALVTSGPARTVGLTDRGTLTPGQRADLVAVTVDRGWPTVRLVRTADDQLGLVS from the coding sequence ATGACAACGATCTTCGCGCACGGGCAGGCGGTGCTGCCGGACCGCGTTCTCGACGACGCGGTGCTCGTGGTCGAAGACGGTCTGATCGTGTCGGTCTCGGCGGCGCTCCCGGGCGCGGTACCGCGCGGGGCGATCGATCTGCGTGGCGCGTTTCTCCTTCCTGGCTTGGTGGACAGCCACAGCGACGGGTTGGAGAAGGAGCTGCGGCCGCGACCGAACGTGGAGCTCGGCCTCGACTTCGCGGTGACGAGCTTCGAGGGTCGGGCGCGGGCCGCTGGGGTCACGACGTGCTACCACGGCATCGGGTACGAGGTGAGCGTGCGCAAGGAGCGGACTATCGAGCGGGCGCTGCAGATCGTTCATTCACTGCAGGATCGGGCGTCCAGTGGATGCGCGCTGGTCGACCATCGGCTGCTGCACCGGCTCGACGCGCGCGACCCAAACGCGCTGGCGGCTTTGCAACGTGCGCTTGACGGGCCTGTTTCCGACGACCTCGTTCCGCTGGTGTCGTTCGAGGACCACACGCCGGGGCAGGGTCAGTATCGAGACCCGAGCTACTACCGGAAGTGGTTGGAGGGCTCCGAGGGTCTGGACGAGCAGGAGGCGCAACGTCGGGTTGACGACCTGATCAACGAGCGCGCCAGCCGGGCTTGGCATCGTGACGTCGCGCTGCGTTGGCTCTCCGACGCGGCCGCTGCTGGGCGGGCGCGGCTGCTGGCGCACGACCCGGTGACGGAGGAGGAGATCGCCGTGGCCGCCAAGCACGGCGTCGCGGTGGCAGAGTTCCCGACCACGTTGGAGGCCGCCCGGGCGGCGCGGGCGCATGGCATGGACATCGTGGCGGGGGCGCCGAACGTTCTGCGCGGCGGCTCGCACTCCGGCAACGTGTCCGCGGCCGAACTGGTCGCCGAGGGCGTGGCGGACTCGTTGTCGAGCGACTACCTGCCGAGCGCCCTCCTGGCCGCGGTCTTCCGGCTGGCGTCTTCGCCCGTCCTCCCCCTACCGGCCGCCGTCGCCCTGGTGACCTCCGGCCCCGCCCGCACGGTTGGCCTCACCGACCGCGGCACCCTCACCCCCGGCCAGCGCGCCGACCTCGTCGCGGTGACGGTGGACCGTGGCTGGCCCACGGTGCGCCTGGTACGCACGGCCGACGACCAGCTGGGCCTGGTCAGCTAG
- a CDS encoding LacI family DNA-binding transcriptional regulator: MQQRTGRPTSRDVAALAGVSVATVSYVLTGRATKVGAETRQRVLEAARQLDYAPNQSARSLRRRKTERICLVVGSIGVPAYDQLARELHDKADEEGHGVLTIVVNNAQRAAQTIELLHQRIADGAVIASSVPFLDGDALRALARSGLPLVVMSNELEPEGFDVVRAPERPACTEAVDHLFAIGRKRVAYVGHHREVSGDSGNHERLAAYEDSIQRHGAKRIVVDGADDRVVAYRAVENLLRQKDKPDAIFAASDRAAISAIWAARDAGLAVPTDLAVVGVGNLEDGLITKPPLSTVGPPQLDFSATTSMLFERLAATDPPAGREVTTPWSFIQRESA; this comes from the coding sequence ATGCAGCAGCGGACCGGCCGGCCCACGTCGCGCGATGTCGCGGCGCTGGCGGGCGTGTCCGTGGCGACCGTCTCCTACGTGCTCACCGGCCGCGCGACGAAGGTCGGCGCCGAGACGAGGCAGCGGGTGCTGGAGGCCGCCCGGCAGCTGGACTACGCGCCGAACCAGTCCGCTCGCAGCCTCCGCCGCAGGAAGACCGAGCGCATCTGCCTGGTCGTCGGCTCGATCGGCGTTCCCGCGTACGACCAGCTCGCCCGCGAGCTGCACGACAAGGCCGACGAAGAGGGGCATGGGGTTCTGACGATCGTCGTCAACAACGCCCAGCGCGCCGCGCAGACGATCGAGCTCCTCCACCAACGCATCGCCGACGGGGCGGTGATCGCGAGCTCGGTGCCGTTCCTCGACGGCGACGCCCTCCGCGCCCTCGCCCGCAGCGGGCTGCCGCTCGTGGTGATGAGCAACGAGCTCGAGCCGGAGGGTTTCGACGTCGTTCGCGCCCCCGAGCGGCCGGCCTGCACCGAGGCGGTCGACCACCTGTTCGCGATCGGCCGGAAGCGGGTCGCGTACGTCGGCCACCACCGCGAGGTCTCCGGCGACTCGGGCAACCACGAACGGCTCGCCGCGTACGAGGACTCGATCCAACGGCACGGCGCCAAGCGGATCGTCGTCGACGGCGCGGACGACCGCGTCGTCGCCTACCGTGCCGTCGAGAATCTCCTGCGACAGAAGGACAAACCCGACGCGATCTTCGCCGCCTCCGACCGCGCCGCGATCAGCGCTATCTGGGCGGCGCGCGACGCCGGCCTCGCCGTCCCGACCGACCTCGCCGTCGTCGGCGTCGGCAACCTCGAGGACGGCCTGATCACCAAGCCACCGCTCAGTACGGTCGGCCCTCCCCAGCTCGACTTCAGCGCCACCACCTCGATGCTGTTCGAACGCCTCGCCGCGACCGACCCACCGGCAGGCCGCGAGGTGACGACGCCCTGGTCGTTCATCCAACGCGAGTCCGCCTAG
- the phnH gene encoding phosphonate C-P lyase system protein PhnH, with protein sequence MSTPVGQQVAAIRRTPAQAQRDFRTLLDVLARPGSIGTLLPPPEGPAAVVPVIGLADLEVPLAIVADSSDARWTRAVEVATQAPIVPLTEARMVLALRPLTTAELSSLHRGDPMHPEHGTRLVQSVTGLGVPNRQAGVNLRLTGPGVPGERRIAVRGLPTEFFATLSAVNADFPAGVDTFLVAGNGLVAGLPRSVNLDLSGAV encoded by the coding sequence ATGTCCACGCCGGTGGGCCAGCAGGTCGCCGCGATCCGCCGCACGCCTGCCCAGGCGCAACGAGATTTTCGCACGCTGCTTGACGTTCTGGCCCGCCCGGGCAGCATCGGGACACTGCTCCCGCCACCCGAAGGACCCGCGGCGGTCGTCCCGGTGATCGGGCTCGCCGACCTCGAGGTGCCGCTCGCGATCGTCGCCGACTCTTCTGACGCGAGGTGGACGCGGGCGGTCGAGGTCGCCACGCAGGCACCGATCGTTCCGCTCACCGAGGCCCGGATGGTGCTCGCGCTCCGACCTCTTACAACGGCGGAGCTGTCCAGCCTCCACCGCGGCGACCCGATGCATCCCGAACACGGCACGCGACTGGTCCAGAGCGTCACCGGGCTTGGTGTCCCGAACCGCCAGGCCGGCGTCAACCTCCGCTTGACGGGGCCCGGCGTGCCGGGCGAGCGGCGGATCGCCGTCCGCGGGCTGCCGACCGAGTTCTTCGCGACGCTCTCGGCTGTCAACGCCGACTTCCCGGCCGGCGTCGACACGTTCCTCGTCGCCGGGAACGGCCTCGTCGCCGGTCTACCGCGCAGTGTCAACCTCGACTTGTCAGGAGCTGTCTGA
- a CDS encoding carbon-phosphorus lyase complex subunit PhnI, producing the protein MGYAAARGGTEAILAAEDLVRRARDGGGSAWLGLDQIGERLRLAVDRVQGEGGLWAPELAARAFRQAEGDVSEAAQILRAHRSTIPRLAYSEPVHADELSVQRRISPAFRNPPGQQLLGRTLDYVGRLLDLMPEPEDADSQPATHVHHHDHPAAPVETNGVDPRHPPRLLGLLRKMDLVVDRRSEDDPEPDDITRVPPRPGSAQRSARLTAMARAETGALVHLWYTETFTPTKHQHEFPGEVRHGTLPVRLRHPVTGNPVTVAEVRVTEVETIDDLDRLDEDRTRLDIGYGMCFGHNERKAIAMAGLDLLVHRDKGQTDLEQRVLLTLDGIESSGFLEHLKLPHYVDFRSVIDRKRAVRRPPAEAVR; encoded by the coding sequence ATGGGGTACGCGGCCGCACGTGGCGGCACCGAAGCGATCCTCGCCGCCGAGGACCTCGTCCGCCGCGCCCGCGACGGTGGCGGGAGTGCGTGGCTGGGACTCGACCAGATCGGCGAACGACTCCGCCTCGCCGTCGACCGGGTCCAGGGCGAGGGCGGACTCTGGGCGCCGGAGCTCGCGGCCAGGGCGTTCCGCCAGGCCGAGGGCGACGTCTCCGAAGCGGCGCAGATCCTGCGCGCGCACCGGTCGACGATCCCGCGGCTCGCGTACTCCGAGCCCGTGCACGCGGACGAGCTCTCGGTGCAGCGGCGGATCTCCCCCGCGTTCCGCAACCCACCCGGGCAGCAGTTGCTCGGCCGCACGCTCGACTACGTCGGCCGGCTGCTCGACCTGATGCCGGAGCCGGAGGACGCCGACTCCCAGCCGGCGACCCACGTTCACCACCACGACCACCCCGCGGCGCCGGTGGAGACGAACGGCGTCGATCCGCGCCACCCACCGCGGCTGCTCGGCCTGCTGCGCAAGATGGATCTCGTCGTCGACCGCCGTTCCGAGGACGACCCGGAGCCCGACGACATCACCCGCGTCCCACCACGGCCCGGCTCGGCGCAGCGCTCCGCGCGGCTCACCGCGATGGCGCGCGCGGAGACCGGCGCGCTCGTGCACCTGTGGTACACGGAGACGTTCACGCCGACCAAGCACCAACACGAGTTCCCCGGTGAGGTCCGGCACGGCACGCTTCCCGTACGACTGCGCCACCCCGTCACCGGCAACCCGGTCACGGTCGCCGAGGTGCGCGTCACCGAGGTCGAGACGATCGACGACCTGGACCGGCTCGACGAGGACCGTACGCGGCTCGACATCGGCTACGGCATGTGCTTCGGCCACAACGAACGCAAGGCGATCGCGATGGCCGGCCTCGACCTGCTCGTCCACCGCGACAAAGGCCAGACCGACCTCGAGCAGCGCGTGCTGCTGACGCTCGACGGCATCGAGTCGTCCGGGTTCCTCGAACACCTCAAGCTGCCGCACTACGTGGACTTCCGCTCGGTGATCGACCGCAAGCGCGCCGTCCGCCGTCCGCCCGCGGAGGCCGTTCGATGA
- a CDS encoding ATP-binding cassette domain-containing protein yields MSDWLLRVDRLGKIFGPTGPDSLPGTGPVYGTAVSPATGAVVACWDVSFEVAPGEALGVIGESGSGKSTLLRCIAGDDVATSGSAYLRTFERGKANLLEQPPSVRRRLRIDQLSVVYQNPATGLDLNLSAGGNVADRLTAAGWRHFGRIRSRASELLERTEVPLVRMDDQVSTFSGGMQQRVQIAKALANRPPVLLLDEPTTGLDASVAAGVLDLLRGLLEELEVGAVVVSHDFGVIEMLTRRVLVMQHGRVVEAGLTDQLFEDPQHPYSQQLVAAARG; encoded by the coding sequence GTGAGCGACTGGCTGCTGCGGGTCGACCGGCTCGGCAAGATCTTCGGGCCTACTGGCCCCGACTCGTTGCCGGGCACGGGACCCGTGTACGGGACCGCCGTCTCCCCCGCGACCGGTGCTGTCGTGGCCTGCTGGGACGTGTCGTTCGAGGTCGCGCCGGGCGAGGCGCTCGGCGTGATCGGCGAGTCCGGCTCGGGCAAGTCGACGTTGCTGCGGTGTATCGCCGGCGACGATGTGGCGACCTCCGGCTCCGCGTACCTGCGTACTTTCGAACGAGGCAAGGCGAATCTGCTCGAGCAGCCGCCGAGCGTGCGGCGGCGGCTACGGATCGACCAGCTGTCGGTCGTCTACCAGAACCCGGCGACCGGCCTCGACCTGAACCTCTCGGCGGGCGGCAACGTCGCGGACCGGCTCACCGCGGCGGGCTGGCGGCACTTCGGGCGGATCCGGTCGCGGGCGAGCGAGCTACTGGAACGTACGGAGGTGCCGCTCGTGCGCATGGACGACCAGGTGAGCACGTTCTCCGGCGGCATGCAGCAGCGCGTACAGATTGCCAAGGCACTCGCGAACCGGCCACCGGTGTTGCTGCTCGACGAACCGACAACCGGGCTCGACGCGTCGGTCGCGGCGGGCGTGCTCGACCTGCTGCGCGGGCTGCTCGAGGAGCTGGAGGTCGGGGCGGTCGTCGTGTCGCACGACTTCGGGGTGATCGAGATGCTGACGCGGCGCGTGCTGGTGATGCAGCACGGCCGGGTGGTCGAGGCAGGGCTGACCGACCAGCTGTTCGAGGATCCGCAGCATCCGTACAGCCAGCAGCTCGTCGCGGCGGCCCGCGGATGA
- a CDS encoding ABC transporter substrate-binding protein, producing the protein MTTTRRDLLRLAGLAGVAAAAAACAGAPKDPTTSGGGDAKTFSVYWNAGHAYKAYDKVIAEFEKAHGVTVNLNKQQWPDLRTRLLADFASGNVPDVVEEPGGWVQEFAISGDARPLQEYVDEDGEKIGFPQDWQPGTVDRNSFEGKVYGVQLHYTCTLLLYNKAMLTAAGVEPPTTWNDFLTVAKKLTKDGVHGVALNQDAGYSWPWLLQNAVKYYDPDSKQVLAPNEAAVEALQFQADLVHKHKVSPVPTPGTDYSGPQKLLSANRAAMILTGPWDLAPIAQTSPDLELGIAVPLHHKTQATISAGTSLFVPAKAKNPELSWDFIKRITALEVERAATKEVGMLMPRRSWAQQPEVKNDERYKAFSQSFPFAEDSSAELRLTGKSGEIGELYKTLYQSVVMRNEPAAKAVPTFVEAAKKVLGS; encoded by the coding sequence ATGACCACCACGAGACGCGATCTGCTCCGACTCGCTGGCCTCGCCGGCGTCGCCGCCGCGGCAGCGGCCTGCGCCGGGGCGCCGAAGGACCCGACCACGAGCGGAGGTGGCGACGCCAAGACGTTCAGTGTGTACTGGAACGCCGGCCACGCGTACAAGGCGTACGACAAGGTCATCGCCGAGTTCGAGAAGGCGCACGGCGTCACCGTCAACCTGAACAAGCAGCAGTGGCCCGACCTGCGGACGCGCCTGCTCGCCGACTTCGCGTCCGGCAACGTCCCCGACGTCGTCGAGGAGCCCGGCGGCTGGGTACAGGAGTTCGCGATCTCCGGCGACGCCCGCCCGCTGCAGGAGTACGTCGACGAGGACGGCGAGAAGATCGGCTTCCCGCAGGACTGGCAACCCGGAACGGTCGACCGCAACTCCTTCGAGGGCAAGGTGTACGGCGTCCAGCTGCACTACACCTGCACGCTTCTCCTGTACAACAAGGCGATGCTCACCGCTGCCGGTGTCGAGCCGCCGACGACCTGGAACGACTTCCTCACTGTGGCGAAGAAGCTCACCAAGGACGGCGTGCACGGAGTCGCGCTCAACCAGGACGCCGGTTACAGCTGGCCGTGGCTGCTGCAGAACGCGGTCAAGTACTACGACCCCGACAGCAAGCAGGTCCTCGCGCCGAACGAGGCCGCGGTCGAAGCCCTGCAGTTCCAGGCGGATCTCGTGCACAAACACAAGGTCTCCCCCGTTCCGACGCCCGGCACCGACTACTCCGGCCCGCAGAAGCTGCTGAGCGCCAACCGCGCCGCGATGATCCTCACCGGCCCGTGGGACCTGGCGCCGATCGCGCAGACCAGCCCCGACCTCGAGCTCGGCATCGCAGTTCCCCTGCACCACAAGACGCAGGCGACGATCTCGGCCGGCACCAGCCTGTTCGTTCCGGCCAAGGCGAAGAACCCCGAGCTGTCGTGGGACTTCATCAAGCGCATCACCGCCCTGGAGGTCGAACGTGCCGCCACGAAGGAGGTCGGCATGCTGATGCCGCGCCGCTCGTGGGCGCAGCAGCCCGAGGTCAAGAACGACGAACGCTACAAGGCGTTCTCGCAGTCGTTCCCGTTCGCGGAGGACTCGAGCGCGGAGCTCCGGCTCACCGGCAAGAGCGGCGAGATCGGCGAGCTGTACAAGACGCTCTACCAGAGCGTGGTGATGCGGAACGAGCCCGCCGCGAAGGCCGTGCCGACGTTCGTCGAAGCAGCCAAGAAGGTGCTCGGAAGCTAG
- a CDS encoding carbohydrate ABC transporter permease: protein MRRALTYAALGLVCAITVVPLLYMLSLSLQTEAETLAADPVLLPSDPQFGNYATLFERAPFGNFIVNSLVVAGGITIAHLVFDPLVGYAFAKFRFPLRNTLFVLLLATLMVPFFVRMIPLYVMMANLGWLNSYQALITPFLMDAFGIFLMRQFIQPIPDDLIAAARIDGASEFRIYLRIILPQVRPALAVLGLFTFVFQWNEFLWPLVATTTENMRTIPVGLTLFNQEYFTLWHLTAAGSVILFVPTALLFLFSQRYLVRGITLTGLK from the coding sequence ATGCGACGCGCCCTCACCTACGCAGCGCTCGGCCTGGTCTGCGCGATCACGGTCGTTCCCCTGCTCTACATGCTCTCGCTGTCCCTGCAGACCGAGGCCGAGACGCTCGCCGCCGACCCGGTGCTGCTCCCGTCGGACCCGCAGTTCGGCAACTACGCAACGCTGTTCGAGCGCGCTCCGTTCGGCAACTTCATCGTCAACAGCCTCGTTGTCGCGGGCGGCATCACGATCGCGCACCTGGTGTTCGACCCGCTCGTCGGGTACGCGTTCGCGAAGTTCCGATTCCCCTTGCGCAACACGCTGTTCGTGCTGCTGCTCGCGACCCTGATGGTGCCGTTCTTCGTCCGGATGATCCCGCTGTACGTGATGATGGCCAACCTGGGTTGGCTGAACAGCTACCAGGCACTGATCACGCCGTTCCTCATGGACGCGTTCGGCATCTTCCTCATGCGCCAGTTCATCCAACCGATCCCCGACGACCTCATCGCCGCGGCGCGCATCGACGGCGCGAGCGAGTTCCGCATCTACCTGCGGATCATCCTGCCGCAGGTACGGCCGGCGCTCGCGGTGCTCGGGCTGTTCACGTTCGTCTTCCAGTGGAATGAGTTCCTCTGGCCGCTGGTCGCGACGACGACCGAGAACATGCGCACGATCCCGGTCGGGCTCACGCTGTTCAACCAGGAGTACTTCACGCTCTGGCACCTCACCGCGGCGGGCTCGGTGATCCTGTTCGTCCCGACCGCGTTGCTGTTCCTGTTCAGCCAGCGATACCTCGTTCGCGGCATCACGTTGACCGGACTCAAGTAG
- a CDS encoding alpha-D-ribose 1-methylphosphonate 5-phosphate C-P-lyase PhnJ, protein MTLWALAGENDTSGIFDELSKREVRRAVLTAVAVPGYQVPFGSREMPVARGWGSGGLQVTLAVVGAEDQLKVIDQGEDAGVNASNLRRLIVGQVGCAEVTDTRKATVIQSRHRIPETRLRDDQVLVLQVPVPEPLRLVVGDAREQQRMHAEADYAKMWVSLYEDIVRNGVIMQSAGYPCLVNGHYVFAPSPIPRWDVPKLHQSDHLTLLGAGREKRIYAVPPHTDVEPLTFEDVPFETERTDGAACHFCGADDSYLVEVPSTDGSVRWVCSDTDHCDRRREDA, encoded by the coding sequence ATGACGTTGTGGGCACTCGCCGGCGAGAACGACACGTCCGGCATCTTCGACGAGCTTTCCAAGCGCGAGGTCCGCCGCGCCGTCCTCACTGCCGTCGCGGTGCCCGGCTACCAGGTGCCGTTCGGCTCCCGGGAGATGCCGGTCGCCCGCGGCTGGGGCTCGGGCGGGCTGCAAGTCACGCTCGCGGTGGTCGGCGCCGAGGACCAGCTGAAGGTGATCGACCAGGGCGAGGACGCCGGTGTTAACGCGTCCAACCTGCGCAGGCTGATCGTCGGCCAGGTCGGCTGCGCGGAGGTGACCGACACGAGGAAGGCGACCGTGATCCAGTCGCGGCACCGGATCCCCGAGACGCGGCTGCGCGACGACCAGGTGCTGGTGTTGCAGGTCCCGGTGCCGGAGCCGCTGCGGCTGGTCGTCGGCGACGCGCGGGAGCAGCAGCGCATGCACGCCGAGGCCGATTACGCGAAGATGTGGGTGAGCCTGTACGAGGACATCGTCCGCAACGGTGTGATCATGCAGTCCGCGGGATATCCGTGTTTGGTCAACGGGCATTACGTTTTCGCGCCGTCCCCGATCCCCCGCTGGGACGTACCCAAGCTGCACCAGTCCGACCACCTGACGCTGCTCGGCGCTGGGCGGGAGAAGCGGATCTACGCGGTGCCGCCGCACACCGACGTCGAACCGCTCACGTTCGAGGACGTGCCGTTCGAGACGGAACGTACCGACGGCGCCGCGTGTCACTTCTGTGGCGCCGACGACTCCTACCTCGTCGAGGTGCCGTCGACGGACGGCTCGGTGAGGTGGGTCTGCAGCGACACCGACCACTGCGACCGCCGGAGGGAGGACGCGTGA
- a CDS encoding ATP-binding cassette domain-containing protein, with product MLEVRGLHKAFVLHTIDGREVSALRGVDLAVRAGEHVALAGRSGAGKSSLLRCVFRTYLPSAGSLLFRTASGAVVDLVGLSDASMADLRGHEIGYVSQFLRAEPRRSVLELVARAGVARGMPIDDARSAAASALARLGIEERLWAVHATVLSGGQKQRVNLAAGTISPPRLLLLDEPVSALDPANREAVLSMIASLSDSGVAVLSVFHDLEAIERLATRVVVLADGRVVADGPPAATLRDSELDLEVAR from the coding sequence GTGTTGGAGGTTCGGGGGCTGCACAAGGCGTTCGTGCTGCACACGATCGACGGGCGCGAGGTCTCGGCGTTGCGCGGGGTGGATCTCGCGGTGCGCGCGGGCGAGCATGTGGCTCTGGCGGGGCGGTCGGGTGCGGGCAAGTCGTCGTTGCTGCGTTGCGTTTTCCGTACGTACCTGCCGAGCGCGGGGTCGCTGCTCTTCCGTACGGCGTCGGGGGCGGTCGTCGATCTGGTGGGGTTGTCGGACGCGTCGATGGCGGATCTGCGGGGGCACGAGATCGGGTACGTGTCGCAGTTCCTGCGGGCCGAGCCGCGGCGTTCGGTGCTCGAACTGGTCGCGCGGGCGGGCGTCGCGCGCGGGATGCCGATCGACGACGCTCGTTCGGCCGCGGCTTCGGCGTTGGCTCGGCTCGGGATCGAGGAACGGTTGTGGGCCGTACACGCGACGGTCCTGTCGGGCGGCCAGAAGCAGCGGGTCAACCTGGCCGCGGGCACGATTTCCCCACCCCGGTTGCTGCTTCTCGACGAGCCGGTGTCGGCGTTGGACCCGGCGAACCGCGAGGCGGTGCTGTCGATGATCGCCTCGCTGTCCGACTCGGGGGTGGCGGTGCTGTCGGTGTTCCACGACCTGGAGGCGATCGAACGGTTGGCAACCCGGGTCGTCGTCCTCGCGGACGGCCGCGTGGTCGCCGATGGGCCGCCGGCCGCGACTCTTCGCGATTCCGAACTCGACCTGGAGGTGGCTCGATGA
- a CDS encoding carbohydrate ABC transporter permease, producing the protein MRSLNRRYAVTAYLFLLPAVVFFGIFFYLPIANILSTGTQTGPQANVPAGIDNYVKAFGDAAMHNSFKVTLIFAVATTVGSIVLGLGLALLLDRPLKGRVVFRAALLVPYLTSVAIVGLLWRNILDPQLGILNRLLDSAGLPQQQWLNTHPLATIVAVTLWQHVGYTMVLFLAGLQGIPETYAEAAKIDGASPSQQFWRITLPLLAPTTLFVSVMSVISGLQAFGQAYIITGGGPANQTDLYVFHVFNVAFTSRDFGYSSALSFLLLIVIVLFTTLQLRAGRRAEVQY; encoded by the coding sequence ATGCGCTCGCTCAACCGACGCTACGCCGTCACCGCGTACCTGTTCCTGCTGCCCGCGGTGGTGTTTTTCGGCATCTTCTTCTACCTGCCGATCGCGAACATCCTCTCCACCGGCACGCAGACCGGTCCGCAGGCGAACGTGCCTGCCGGAATCGACAACTACGTCAAGGCGTTCGGCGACGCCGCGATGCACAACTCGTTCAAGGTCACGCTGATCTTCGCCGTCGCGACGACCGTCGGCTCGATCGTGCTCGGCCTCGGGCTCGCGCTGCTGCTCGACCGTCCGCTCAAGGGACGCGTGGTGTTCCGCGCCGCGCTGCTCGTCCCGTACCTCACGTCGGTCGCGATCGTCGGCCTGCTGTGGCGCAACATCCTCGACCCACAGCTCGGCATCCTCAACCGGCTCCTCGACAGCGCCGGCCTCCCCCAGCAGCAGTGGCTCAACACCCACCCGCTCGCGACGATCGTCGCGGTGACGCTGTGGCAGCACGTCGGCTACACGATGGTGCTGTTTCTCGCTGGCCTGCAAGGGATTCCGGAGACGTACGCCGAGGCGGCCAAGATCGACGGTGCCAGCCCTTCGCAGCAGTTCTGGAGGATCACGCTTCCGCTGCTCGCACCGACCACGCTGTTCGTCTCGGTGATGTCGGTGATCTCCGGCCTGCAGGCGTTCGGACAGGCGTACATCATCACCGGCGGCGGTCCGGCGAACCAGACCGACCTGTACGTGTTCCACGTCTTCAACGTCGCCTTCACCTCGCGCGACTTCGGCTACTCCTCCGCGCTGTCGTTCCTGCTGCTGATCGTGATCGTGCTGTTCACCACACTGCAGCTGCGCGCTGGCCGGCGAGCGGAGGTGCAGTACTAG